In Blastopirellula sp. J2-11, a single genomic region encodes these proteins:
- the ehuB gene encoding ectoine/hydroxyectoine ABC transporter substrate-binding protein EhuB translates to MPQAKNQITPLGVVLAILWITVIGAIVWRVSHPPQPSSALERIRRTGTVRIGFANEPPYGYYVTTTGQITGEAPEIAKVILHRLGAKKIEPVVTEFGALIPGLKAGRFDLIAAGMYVTPQRAKEIDFSNPTYAIGEGFIVRAGNPLNLHSYQDVAGNPQARIGVMGGSVEHGYAQQLGVPEERIVVFPDYRSAIDGITANRIDAAAATILTVNDLLAKADDDRIESAEPFENPVIDGKSILGYGAFGFQKHDDELRRAFNQEIADFVGTPEHLQLIEPFGFGKSTLPGDITTAQLIGSDEP, encoded by the coding sequence ATGCCGCAAGCGAAAAATCAGATTACGCCGCTAGGCGTCGTGTTGGCGATTCTTTGGATCACAGTCATCGGGGCGATTGTGTGGCGAGTCTCACATCCGCCGCAGCCCAGTTCCGCCTTAGAGCGCATCCGCCGTACAGGCACCGTACGCATCGGCTTCGCCAACGAACCCCCTTACGGTTACTACGTCACGACGACCGGTCAGATCACCGGCGAAGCGCCCGAGATCGCGAAAGTGATCCTGCACCGCTTGGGCGCCAAGAAGATTGAACCGGTTGTGACCGAGTTTGGCGCACTGATCCCCGGCTTGAAAGCAGGCCGCTTTGATCTGATCGCCGCCGGCATGTATGTCACGCCGCAGCGCGCAAAGGAAATCGACTTCTCCAATCCCACCTATGCGATCGGCGAGGGTTTCATCGTTCGCGCCGGCAATCCGCTGAACCTGCATAGCTACCAAGATGTGGCGGGCAATCCGCAAGCGCGGATCGGCGTGATGGGAGGAAGCGTCGAGCATGGTTACGCTCAGCAACTTGGCGTACCGGAGGAGCGAATCGTCGTTTTTCCCGATTATCGCAGCGCGATCGATGGAATCACGGCCAATCGAATCGACGCGGCGGCGGCGACCATCCTGACGGTCAACGATTTGTTGGCGAAAGCTGACGATGACCGAATCGAGTCCGCCGAGCCATTTGAAAATCCAGTGATCGACGGCAAATCGATCTTGGGCTACGGCGCGTTCGGCTTCCAAAAACATGATGACGAATTGCGTCGTGCGTTCAATCAAGAGATCGCCGATTTCGTCGGCACGCCGGAACATTTGCAATTGATCGAACCGTTCGGGTTCGGCAAGTCGACGCTTCCCGGCGACATCACAACCGCCCAACTCATCGGTTCTGACGAACCATAA